A window of the Syntrophothermus lipocalidus DSM 12680 genome harbors these coding sequences:
- a CDS encoding NAD(P)/FAD-dependent oxidoreductase, which translates to MNRDFDVIIIGSGPAGIFCARELTRNSGLKVLMLEKGRDVEQRKCLMDIAESCRHCQPCSIMSGWGGAGAFSDGKLTLTTEFGGWLDNYIGKDKLAELIEYVDGVYVENGAPDRVFGCDDDYFEDLKHRAARADLRLVPARIRHMGTENTHRVLVNFRQGLEKSCEIHLNEPVETILMNGEKVAGVHTAQRDYRAPVVVCAPGREGAQWFVNEARKLGLVFRNNQVDIGVRVEIPASTMQEITDHIWEPKIIYYSKSFDDQIRTFCVNPHGEVVLENTNGLVTVNGHSWADRRTDNTNFALLVSQHFTEPFDKPIVYGRYIACLANMLSGGVMVQRYGDLKKGRRSTYSRLERGVVCPTLRAAVPGDLSLVLPHRYMVGIQETLEALDRFIPGIASDHTLLYGIEVKFYSARPELDSGLRTKIEGLYAVGDGAGVTRGLVQASVSGVVAARDILARLL; encoded by the coding sequence TTGAATAGAGACTTCGATGTCATTATAATTGGCTCCGGCCCCGCCGGTATCTTCTGTGCGAGGGAATTAACCAGGAACTCCGGCTTAAAGGTCCTTATGTTAGAAAAGGGAAGAGATGTCGAACAACGAAAATGCCTCATGGATATAGCTGAAAGCTGCCGTCACTGCCAGCCTTGTTCCATCATGAGCGGTTGGGGCGGGGCCGGAGCCTTTTCTGACGGCAAACTGACTTTGACTACCGAGTTTGGCGGCTGGTTGGATAACTATATCGGGAAAGACAAGCTGGCCGAGTTAATCGAGTACGTAGACGGAGTTTATGTGGAGAATGGCGCCCCTGACCGGGTTTTCGGCTGCGACGATGATTACTTTGAAGACCTCAAACACCGGGCTGCGCGTGCCGACCTGCGTCTGGTTCCAGCTCGCATCCGCCACATGGGAACCGAAAACACTCACCGTGTCCTGGTCAATTTTAGACAAGGCCTAGAAAAAAGCTGTGAAATCCATCTCAACGAACCGGTAGAAACGATACTGATGAACGGAGAAAAGGTTGCCGGTGTCCACACTGCACAAAGAGATTACCGCGCCCCAGTAGTGGTGTGCGCTCCGGGAAGGGAAGGGGCTCAATGGTTCGTCAATGAAGCTCGGAAACTAGGTTTAGTTTTCAGGAACAACCAGGTCGACATCGGTGTGCGGGTAGAGATACCGGCCAGCACGATGCAGGAAATTACCGATCACATATGGGAACCGAAGATCATCTACTATTCCAAGAGTTTCGATGACCAGATCCGCACCTTTTGTGTTAACCCCCATGGCGAAGTAGTTCTGGAAAACACCAATGGGCTGGTAACCGTAAACGGTCACTCCTGGGCGGATCGCCGGACGGATAACACCAATTTCGCCCTGCTTGTCAGTCAGCATTTTACTGAACCCTTTGACAAACCTATTGTCTACGGCCGCTACATCGCTTGTTTGGCCAACATGTTGTCAGGAGGAGTAATGGTCCAAAGATACGGAGACCTGAAAAAAGGACGCCGTTCGACCTACAGCCGACTAGAACGTGGGGTAGTTTGCCCAACCTTGCGAGCCGCAGTTCCCGGCGACCTGTCTTTAGTTCTGCCTCACCGCTACATGGTAGGCATACAGGAAACCCTGGAAGCCCTCGACCGGTTTATTCCCGGGATCGCTTCTGACCACACGCTGTTGTATGGGATCGAGGTAAAGTTTTATTCCGCCCGTCCAGAGTTAGATTCAGGGCTCCGAACCAAAATAGAAGGGCTGTACGCCGTAGGCGACGGGGCAGGCGTCACCCGCGGGCTGGTTCAAGCCAGCGTTTCCGGAGTGGTAGCGGCCCGGGATATACTAGCAAGGCTGCTTTAA
- a CDS encoding DNA internalization-related competence protein ComEC/Rec2 → MNQPNVLLFIGFALGLFVAGTDDSSWFWAGAGMILVVLVYTGKWREGLLLAGAVAFGLFYWSVRVPEVPPLMATPKRVEVTGTVSDFPAVKPDRTSFYLHVNSGQPGMNRLRVVVRSAVPVQKGDYLSLKGQLETVREPGNPGEFNYKKYLERRQVYYILTVKKPDDLRVIGRSSSFIQYLMLSARAKGEAAIERYLPKTTAAIAKGIVLGTSDEIDPQDYGDFQKTGLAHILAASGMNVGFVMLMGVWTGEVLKLRRRTKGVLAAVLVLGYGCLTGWPVSLLRAALMAWLGLLAYYGGREPNLPNALAVSGLIMLVLNPVWLFELSFQLSFLATWGLIWLYPAWRQMIPYQGKVVDAILIPLAAQAATLPIIVHSFSLFSFSSLFANIFGAYLSGAALILGLIGFLVSTVFAPLAAVFLLPAGLAVDVITEMSRWLSYLPGSYLWVAAPPFWSVIGFYAGLVCLSSTRVKTDKRLLALSCFLLVVYLGLLLVTPGFRDKGWLEVTFLDVGQGDSILVKTPQGRFMLVDCGGNQLYDVGEKVVVPALARKGLRSLDMLVITHPDIDHIGGASTVIREMRPRVLGVSDTTWPGYNYQELQTGTQVKTLKVVELSQGQAVRLDPDLAIDVLYPEPSDEGRISNQGGTYNSDSVVMRLRYGRISFLLTGDIDGKVMDRLVAKKLIEPTTVVKAPHHGSRGSLSEAFYKAASPKVAVISVGEGNPFGHPSLQTLELLNDSGVKIYRTDLDGALTFKTDGGRLFVQTTKKHKTFSSSTGVFRKLGTVACRISGGSASPG, encoded by the coding sequence GTGAACCAGCCTAACGTTCTGCTCTTCATCGGATTTGCCCTGGGACTGTTTGTAGCCGGCACCGATGACAGCTCCTGGTTTTGGGCAGGGGCCGGCATGATTTTAGTTGTCCTTGTTTACACCGGTAAGTGGCGGGAAGGTTTGCTCCTTGCGGGAGCAGTCGCTTTCGGCCTTTTTTATTGGAGTGTCAGGGTGCCGGAGGTCCCTCCCTTAATGGCTACGCCTAAAAGGGTCGAAGTTACGGGAACAGTATCGGATTTTCCGGCGGTTAAGCCGGATAGAACCAGCTTTTACTTGCACGTCAATTCCGGGCAACCTGGGATGAATCGGCTACGTGTTGTAGTGCGTTCTGCGGTGCCGGTGCAGAAAGGGGATTATCTATCTTTAAAAGGCCAGCTTGAAACGGTTAGGGAGCCAGGCAATCCTGGAGAGTTCAACTACAAAAAGTACCTGGAGCGTCGCCAAGTTTACTACATTCTGACGGTGAAGAAGCCGGACGACCTGCGGGTAATCGGTCGTAGTTCTAGTTTTATTCAGTACTTAATGTTGTCAGCCCGCGCTAAAGGGGAAGCGGCAATCGAACGTTATTTGCCCAAGACCACAGCAGCCATTGCCAAGGGGATCGTTTTGGGTACCAGCGACGAGATTGATCCCCAGGACTATGGCGATTTTCAGAAGACGGGACTGGCCCACATCCTGGCAGCGTCCGGGATGAACGTGGGGTTTGTAATGCTTATGGGGGTATGGACCGGTGAAGTGCTGAAGCTCAGAAGGAGAACCAAAGGGGTATTGGCAGCCGTGTTGGTTCTAGGATACGGGTGTTTAACTGGGTGGCCGGTTTCGTTGTTACGGGCAGCCCTGATGGCATGGCTGGGATTACTCGCTTATTATGGAGGGCGAGAGCCCAACTTGCCCAATGCCCTCGCGGTATCAGGTTTAATCATGCTTGTCTTAAATCCGGTATGGCTTTTCGAGCTTTCTTTTCAGTTATCGTTTCTTGCGACCTGGGGCTTGATCTGGCTCTACCCGGCCTGGCGTCAGATGATACCTTACCAGGGTAAGGTGGTAGACGCGATTCTCATCCCGCTGGCGGCACAAGCGGCGACGCTTCCGATAATCGTCCACAGTTTTTCTTTGTTTTCGTTTTCGTCCCTTTTTGCCAATATTTTCGGGGCTTACCTTTCGGGAGCGGCTTTGATTTTGGGCCTAATCGGATTTTTGGTGAGTACGGTGTTTGCTCCGCTGGCAGCGGTTTTTCTTCTCCCGGCTGGACTCGCAGTCGATGTTATCACGGAAATGTCGAGATGGCTGTCGTATTTGCCTGGCAGTTACTTATGGGTGGCTGCTCCGCCTTTTTGGTCGGTGATAGGCTTTTACGCGGGGTTAGTTTGTTTGAGTTCGACCCGGGTCAAGACCGACAAAAGACTGTTAGCGTTAAGTTGCTTCCTCCTTGTGGTTTATCTGGGGCTACTATTGGTGACACCGGGGTTCAGAGACAAGGGATGGCTGGAGGTAACTTTTCTGGACGTAGGGCAGGGGGATTCGATTCTGGTGAAGACCCCTCAGGGCCGTTTCATGTTGGTCGACTGCGGCGGTAACCAGCTGTACGACGTAGGGGAAAAGGTTGTTGTTCCGGCTCTGGCCAGAAAAGGCTTGAGGAGCCTCGATATGTTAGTGATAACGCACCCTGATATTGACCATATCGGTGGGGCATCGACCGTGATAAGGGAAATGCGACCACGGGTTTTAGGAGTAAGCGATACAACCTGGCCTGGATACAACTACCAGGAACTGCAAACAGGTACACAGGTGAAGACGCTGAAGGTGGTTGAACTTTCACAGGGGCAGGCGGTTAGGCTGGACCCCGACCTGGCGATCGACGTTCTCTACCCTGAACCGAGCGACGAGGGCCGGATCTCCAACCAAGGTGGCACATACAACAGCGATTCGGTCGTGATGCGGTTGCGGTACGGACGCATCAGTTTCCTTTTGACCGGGGACATTGATGGGAAAGTTATGGACCGGTTGGTTGCCAAGAAGCTGATCGAACCGACGACAGTGGTCAAAGCGCCTCATCACGGCAGCCGCGGGTCCTTAAGCGAGGCTTTTTATAAGGCCGCATCCCCAAAGGTGGCGGTCATATCTGTGGGTGAAGGCAACCCATTTGGACACCCGTCTCTGCAGACTCTGGAATTGTTGAATGATTCAGGAGTAAAAATCTACCGGACGGACTTAGATGGAGCCCTCACGTTTAAAACTGACGGGGGCAGGCTCTTTGTGCAGACTACCAAGAAACACAAAACATTTTCTTCTTCAACCGGTGTTTTTAGAAAACTTGGCACTGTCGCCTGTAGGATATCTGGGGGTAGCGCCTCGCCCGGCTAA
- a CDS encoding helix-hairpin-helix domain-containing protein, whose product MLGEDARVKKALAVVAAVVIFFIGFKYADYRHNRAGGEELQTEEVVVEETAQKTVEEKEEPVPIFVHVTGAVENPGVFQMNSGDRVFQVLEKAHPTAQADINQLNLAQTLVDGGKVVVPKLGEQLPETATAANSLGFDTGGKVNINTASVNELDQRLPGIGPSLAQRIVDYRQRNGGFKAPEEIMEVSGIGDKRYEQIKDLITVR is encoded by the coding sequence GTGTTGGGAGAAGATGCTCGGGTTAAGAAAGCACTGGCGGTAGTTGCGGCTGTTGTTATTTTCTTTATCGGTTTCAAGTATGCCGATTACAGGCATAACCGGGCCGGCGGCGAAGAATTGCAGACGGAAGAAGTGGTGGTAGAGGAAACCGCGCAAAAGACGGTCGAAGAAAAAGAGGAGCCGGTTCCCATATTTGTGCACGTAACCGGGGCGGTCGAGAACCCCGGGGTGTTTCAAATGAATTCAGGCGACAGGGTGTTTCAGGTGCTGGAGAAGGCACATCCTACAGCCCAAGCAGATATCAACCAGCTCAATCTCGCACAAACCCTGGTTGATGGGGGCAAGGTAGTGGTTCCTAAGCTGGGGGAACAACTACCTGAAACCGCAACCGCTGCGAACAGTTTGGGTTTTGATACAGGTGGTAAGGTCAATATAAATACTGCTTCTGTGAACGAATTAGATCAGCGGTTACCGGGGATAGGCCCGTCTTTGGCCCAGCGGATTGTAGATTACCGGCAAAGAAACGGAGGGTTTAAGGCACCCGAGGAAATAATGGAAGTGTCGGGCATTGGCGATAAGCGGTACGAGCAGATCAAAGACCTGATAACCGTGCGCTAA
- a CDS encoding methylated-DNA--[protein]-cysteine S-methyltransferase, producing MRYSVFETAWGWVGLAGHSARISFLVLPLPSPEAVVTQIIEKTGPDLVRDQGLFVSVTEKVEGYFAGTVVEDWGIQVDFSLYPEFTRRVLQQVSCIPYGQTRTYSDIARAVGQPGAARAVGQALKRNLCPLIIPCHRVVARHGFGGFTAPGGVELKKRLLEMERATAR from the coding sequence ATGCGGTACAGCGTTTTCGAAACCGCGTGGGGTTGGGTTGGTTTAGCAGGGCATAGTGCGCGCATCAGTTTCTTAGTGCTTCCTTTACCTTCGCCGGAGGCGGTGGTCACCCAGATTATCGAGAAAACAGGCCCTGATCTGGTTCGGGATCAGGGCTTGTTTGTTTCGGTGACGGAAAAAGTAGAGGGATACTTTGCAGGGACAGTTGTCGAAGATTGGGGTATCCAGGTCGATTTTTCCTTGTACCCGGAGTTTACCCGCAGGGTGCTCCAGCAGGTTAGCTGTATACCTTACGGACAAACCAGAACCTACTCGGATATAGCTCGGGCTGTGGGACAGCCGGGTGCAGCAAGGGCCGTAGGGCAGGCGTTGAAGCGTAATCTTTGTCCCCTGATAATACCGTGTCACCGGGTAGTGGCGCGGCACGGGTTCGGCGGTTTCACAGCTCCGGGAGGAGTGGAATTAAAGAAAAGGCTATTGGAAATGGAACGGGCAACCGCTAGATGA
- the leuS gene encoding leucine--tRNA ligase: MESKYNFKTVEAKWQNFWEENGFYIVTEDKTKPKYYDLEMFPYPSGNLHMGHVRNYAIGDVVARFKTMNGYNVLHPMGWDAFGLPAENAAIKHGIHPSIWTDSNIENMKRQLKSLGISYDWTREFATCKPEYYRFTQWLFLKLYENGLAYKKKAAVNWCPSCATVLANEQVVDGDCERCGTRVEKKSLEQWFFKITDYAERLLNDLDKLPGWPEKVKIMQKNWIGRSEGCEFSLAIDGSAETVSVFTTRPDTVFGITYMVLAPEHPLVEKLTRDTPYQQAVDEFIHRMKFLNEIDRTSTETEKEGVFAGAYAVNPVNGEKVPIWIANYVLMEYGTGAIMAVPAHDQRDFEFARKYGLPVRVVIEPEGMSLDPDVMTAAYEGGGVMVNSGQFDGLGNEDGKQKVIEWMEDRGIGRRAVNYRLRDWLISRQRYWGAPIPIVYCDNCGPQSVPYEQLPVMLPLNVEFRPTGESPLTYVDEFVNTECPSCGGPAKRETDTMDTFVCSSWYYFRYCSPHVQDRPWDKEAVDYWMPVDQYIGGVEHAILHLMYSRFFTKVLYDLGLVSCEEPFTNLLTQGMVLKDGAKMSKSKGNTVSPEDIINTYGADTARLFILFASPPEKDLEWSDQGVEGCYRFLNRVWRLVAEYSNQVRGVEAYGGGSNLSAADRELRYRTHFTIKKVTEDIEKRFNFNTAISAIMELVNALYQYKDNEHQNLAVVKEALKALVLVLSPFSPHIAEELWEAIGGEGSVHQQQWPKYDEEALVKDEIEIVVQINGKVRERAMVPSGAGPDEMKTVAMSLDRIQEMLAGKTVRKVIAVPGKLVNIVVN, encoded by the coding sequence ATGGAGAGCAAGTACAACTTCAAAACCGTTGAGGCCAAGTGGCAGAACTTCTGGGAAGAAAACGGGTTTTACATTGTTACCGAAGACAAGACCAAGCCCAAGTATTACGACCTCGAGATGTTTCCTTACCCTTCTGGAAACCTACATATGGGGCATGTGCGTAATTACGCCATAGGCGATGTTGTGGCCCGCTTCAAGACCATGAACGGCTACAACGTACTGCACCCTATGGGTTGGGATGCTTTTGGGCTGCCTGCCGAAAATGCAGCCATCAAACACGGAATACACCCTTCCATCTGGACCGATTCCAACATAGAAAACATGAAGCGGCAGTTGAAGTCGCTGGGCATCAGCTACGATTGGACCCGAGAGTTTGCTACCTGCAAGCCCGAGTACTACAGGTTTACCCAGTGGCTGTTTTTGAAGTTGTACGAAAACGGGCTGGCTTACAAAAAGAAAGCCGCTGTAAACTGGTGCCCGTCCTGTGCCACCGTGCTGGCCAACGAGCAGGTAGTGGACGGGGATTGCGAGCGGTGTGGCACCAGGGTAGAGAAGAAATCGTTAGAACAGTGGTTTTTTAAGATTACCGATTATGCAGAGCGCCTTCTTAACGACCTTGACAAGTTGCCGGGCTGGCCGGAAAAAGTCAAGATAATGCAGAAGAACTGGATCGGACGCAGCGAAGGCTGCGAGTTTTCTTTGGCTATCGACGGCTCGGCTGAAACCGTCTCGGTCTTTACTACCAGGCCCGACACCGTTTTCGGGATAACTTATATGGTGCTTGCTCCTGAGCATCCCTTGGTGGAAAAGCTTACTCGCGACACCCCTTACCAGCAAGCGGTCGATGAGTTTATACATCGGATGAAATTTTTGAACGAGATCGACCGCACTTCCACGGAAACTGAAAAAGAAGGGGTTTTTGCTGGGGCCTACGCAGTAAACCCGGTCAACGGGGAAAAGGTGCCGATCTGGATAGCCAACTACGTCCTGATGGAATACGGGACCGGGGCTATAATGGCAGTTCCCGCCCATGATCAAAGGGACTTTGAATTTGCACGCAAGTATGGTCTTCCGGTTCGGGTGGTAATCGAGCCCGAGGGGATGTCACTGGATCCCGATGTCATGACCGCCGCCTATGAGGGAGGTGGGGTCATGGTTAACTCGGGCCAGTTTGACGGGCTGGGCAATGAGGACGGCAAGCAGAAAGTCATCGAATGGATGGAGGATCGGGGTATTGGGAGACGAGCTGTGAACTACCGGTTGCGGGACTGGCTCATTTCCCGCCAGCGGTACTGGGGAGCACCTATCCCCATCGTTTACTGTGATAACTGCGGTCCCCAGTCGGTGCCGTACGAGCAGCTGCCGGTAATGCTTCCTCTCAACGTCGAGTTTCGGCCGACGGGAGAGTCCCCTTTGACCTACGTAGATGAATTTGTGAACACCGAGTGTCCTAGCTGTGGGGGCCCGGCCAAAAGGGAGACCGACACCATGGATACCTTTGTATGCTCCTCATGGTACTATTTCCGGTACTGTAGTCCTCACGTTCAAGACAGACCTTGGGACAAGGAGGCTGTGGATTACTGGATGCCGGTCGACCAGTACATCGGGGGGGTTGAGCACGCTATCTTGCACCTGATGTACTCGCGGTTTTTTACCAAGGTACTTTATGACCTGGGGCTGGTCTCTTGTGAGGAGCCGTTTACTAACCTTCTCACTCAAGGAATGGTATTGAAGGACGGGGCCAAGATGTCGAAATCTAAGGGAAATACAGTGAGCCCAGAAGATATTATCAACACCTACGGTGCAGATACCGCCCGGCTATTCATTCTCTTCGCTTCACCTCCGGAAAAAGACCTGGAGTGGAGCGACCAGGGGGTGGAAGGTTGCTACCGGTTTTTGAACCGGGTATGGCGCTTGGTAGCCGAGTATTCGAACCAGGTACGGGGGGTCGAAGCTTATGGTGGCGGTTCGAATCTGAGTGCAGCCGACCGCGAGCTGCGGTATCGAACCCATTTCACCATCAAGAAAGTGACCGAGGACATCGAAAAAAGGTTTAATTTTAACACTGCCATCAGCGCCATTATGGAACTGGTCAATGCCCTTTACCAGTATAAAGATAACGAGCATCAGAACCTGGCGGTGGTCAAGGAGGCCTTGAAGGCGCTGGTTTTGGTTTTGTCTCCGTTTTCTCCTCATATAGCGGAAGAACTGTGGGAGGCGATAGGCGGCGAGGGAAGCGTCCATCAACAGCAGTGGCCGAAGTACGATGAAGAAGCTTTGGTTAAAGACGAGATTGAGATAGTAGTCCAGATTAACGGCAAGGTGAGAGAAAGGGCGATGGTTCCTTCGGGTGCGGGTCCGGACGAAATGAAAACCGTTGCCATGTCTTTGGACCGTATCCAAGAAATGTTAGCAGGGAAAACCGTGCGTAAAGTCATCGCGGTGCCTGGTAAACTGGTCAACATAGTGGTGAACTGA
- a CDS encoding PucR family transcriptional regulator: MSQVLKDAYQLVDGVLEQGLPFVGSYLEKRIRRPILITDDKGQIHYPDAADDLYELDDMFIQLPTNIPNNKYFYQEADKSLYYRVGLGGSSAYVVARSLPAEMIGQAVCVLMESKLAIKCYFAKINKRKNEFEAQIAEYLSFKSNVSMTDIIQLSEKPLDINRPYVVLLLQLEEASQVVDRRIIRSYLHEYLKRQKGIEVISILLPEYLTFIMPAHLKNNSLEVDLLWPIADDLLKYKEIIETRFNTRIALGIGSPYPLSELCRSYNEARIALTLPRLMGKDNFIQKFTDLGVFAFIFSKDTEVLKEYCLKTFGKLLEEDKKKNSELMPTLRSLIENNFNRKTTADRLFIHINTLHYRLAKIEQILDIDLSRIDIRLGLFTAIKVYDTLQFNGLWT, encoded by the coding sequence ATGTCGCAAGTGCTGAAAGACGCATATCAGCTGGTGGACGGCGTACTTGAGCAAGGATTACCTTTTGTAGGTTCATACTTGGAGAAAAGGATTAGGCGTCCTATTCTTATTACAGACGATAAGGGACAGATACACTATCCGGACGCAGCCGACGACCTCTATGAGCTCGACGATATGTTTATTCAATTGCCAACAAACATACCGAATAATAAGTACTTTTACCAGGAGGCAGATAAGTCCCTTTACTATCGCGTTGGGCTTGGAGGTTCAAGCGCATACGTAGTAGCAAGAAGTCTTCCTGCAGAAATGATTGGACAGGCTGTTTGTGTTCTTATGGAGTCGAAACTAGCTATAAAATGTTATTTTGCCAAGATTAATAAGCGTAAGAACGAGTTTGAGGCGCAAATAGCGGAATACTTGTCCTTCAAAAGTAATGTCAGTATGACAGACATAATTCAGTTAAGTGAGAAACCCCTAGACATTAACAGGCCTTATGTCGTCTTATTGCTCCAACTAGAAGAAGCAAGCCAGGTAGTCGACCGGCGAATAATTCGTTCATATCTACACGAGTACCTGAAAAGGCAAAAAGGAATAGAGGTTATTTCTATTCTCTTACCAGAATATCTGACGTTTATTATGCCGGCCCATCTCAAAAACAATTCTTTGGAGGTTGATCTTCTGTGGCCCATTGCAGATGACCTTTTGAAATATAAGGAAATCATTGAAACTAGGTTTAACACAAGAATAGCACTAGGTATAGGATCGCCATATCCTTTGTCAGAGTTGTGCAGGAGCTACAATGAAGCTCGCATTGCGCTAACTTTGCCCAGGCTTATGGGGAAGGATAATTTTATTCAGAAATTCACTGATCTTGGAGTGTTTGCTTTTATTTTTTCGAAAGACACAGAGGTTTTGAAAGAATACTGTCTCAAGACTTTCGGCAAATTGCTGGAAGAGGACAAGAAGAAGAATTCTGAATTAATGCCAACTCTTAGATCACTAATTGAGAACAACTTTAATCGGAAAACCACCGCTGATAGGCTTTTTATTCATATTAATACACTACATTATCGGCTAGCCAAGATAGAACAAATCCTTGATATTGACTTATCAAGGATCGACATAAGGCTCGGTCTCTTTACTGCTATTAAGGTATACGATACTCTCCAGTTCAATGGATTATGGACTTAA
- a CDS encoding sigma-54-dependent Fis family transcriptional regulator translates to MEKMLSSIVKKREEILEEILGNKESLLTERIKRQKQQILSGRIDKSLFESLRPEIVESWIRSHYYGLDPFKFRDGPVLDKPEFEEVVSKEGSLVKAADPYINKLRTALSDTDYLILLTDEHGVSLRVIVGNPKVLAHVNKKFYLAPGVVWAEQTVGTCSHVMCRLLRSPIQLCGPEFYSEVFYDAACSSAPILDVYGNLAGSLTIVSPFSCHHNPHSLALAVSSVLNIQNEMQIALHRQLINVTFEAIDQAILIVNKNGVIARANMKARETLDCSDKEIVGMNIEAVLGRQNMITSVLETGEPVFDADIEILKSDQRLQLRSVQPIKDHCRKTLACVVTLDKVEQSRKIVKQVNGLEANCTFDNIIGTSAKLVKSVDMARKFARLDANILIHGESGTGKEMFAQAIHNESRPDGPFVAINCSAIPKALIESELFGYEGGTFTGADRRGRPGKIELANEGTLFLDEIGDLPLELQPVFLRVLEEKKVMRIGGRRYIPVNFRLIAATNKNLLELIDKNLFRRDLYYRLATLQINIPPLRERGSDIIKLAKTFIATISKRQRIAAPALSNAAIFYLLRYSWPGNVRQLENAMLYAVNMSREGIIKPEDLPQEISGMPVSDDEVDTMLRFKPTKSVQNNLTIKEMEIIMIVQALLQTGNNISEAANMLGMSRSTLYRKIKEYALLDEIKTKI, encoded by the coding sequence ATGGAAAAAATGCTAAGCTCCATCGTAAAAAAACGAGAAGAGATACTTGAAGAAATACTTGGCAATAAGGAGAGCTTATTAACTGAAAGAATAAAAAGACAAAAACAACAAATCTTAAGCGGGCGAATTGACAAGTCGCTATTTGAATCGCTTCGTCCAGAAATAGTGGAGTCATGGATCAGATCACATTATTATGGCCTTGATCCTTTCAAGTTTAGAGATGGACCGGTCTTGGATAAACCTGAGTTTGAGGAAGTTGTTAGTAAAGAAGGCTCTCTCGTTAAGGCGGCGGATCCGTATATTAATAAACTTAGAACAGCGCTTTCGGACACAGACTATCTGATCCTGCTAACCGATGAACACGGAGTTTCCCTTCGCGTAATCGTAGGAAATCCTAAAGTATTAGCGCATGTAAACAAGAAGTTTTATCTTGCTCCGGGGGTCGTCTGGGCGGAACAGACGGTAGGCACCTGTTCACATGTTATGTGTCGTTTGTTGCGGAGTCCCATTCAATTATGCGGCCCGGAATTTTATTCCGAAGTCTTTTACGACGCCGCCTGCTCATCAGCTCCGATTTTAGATGTATACGGTAACCTGGCAGGAAGTCTCACCATAGTTAGTCCATTCTCATGCCACCATAATCCACACTCACTGGCTTTGGCAGTTTCCTCTGTTTTGAATATCCAAAATGAAATGCAAATAGCACTTCATAGACAGTTGATAAACGTTACTTTTGAAGCAATCGATCAAGCCATTCTTATTGTGAATAAGAATGGTGTTATAGCTAGAGCGAATATGAAGGCTAGGGAAACACTCGATTGCTCGGACAAAGAAATCGTCGGCATGAACATTGAAGCTGTTCTTGGGCGTCAAAATATGATTACCTCTGTTTTGGAAACGGGCGAACCAGTGTTCGATGCCGATATAGAAATTCTGAAATCAGATCAAAGGTTACAACTCCGTTCGGTCCAGCCTATAAAAGACCACTGCCGAAAGACTCTAGCTTGCGTGGTAACACTGGACAAAGTCGAACAGAGCCGAAAAATTGTCAAACAGGTTAACGGCCTGGAAGCCAATTGTACCTTTGATAATATTATAGGCACCTCTGCTAAACTGGTTAAGTCTGTAGATATGGCTAGGAAGTTCGCTCGCTTGGACGCCAATATACTTATCCACGGAGAAAGTGGCACAGGCAAAGAAATGTTCGCCCAAGCGATTCATAACGAAAGCAGACCTGACGGTCCTTTTGTTGCCATAAACTGCTCAGCTATTCCTAAAGCTCTGATTGAAAGTGAGCTGTTTGGGTACGAAGGCGGAACATTTACAGGTGCTGATCGTCGAGGTCGACCGGGGAAAATTGAATTGGCTAACGAAGGAACCCTTTTTTTGGATGAGATTGGAGACCTACCCTTAGAGCTACAGCCGGTATTTCTCCGAGTGCTTGAAGAAAAAAAGGTCATGCGCATTGGGGGCCGTCGGTACATTCCGGTCAATTTCAGGTTAATTGCAGCTACAAACAAAAACTTGCTAGAATTGATAGACAAAAACCTATTCCGCCGAGACCTATACTATCGTTTGGCAACTTTACAGATAAACATACCTCCCTTACGGGAGAGAGGTTCGGACATTATAAAACTGGCCAAAACCTTCATTGCGACCATTTCCAAAAGACAACGCATAGCTGCTCCTGCTCTGAGCAACGCTGCAATTTTCTATTTACTGAGGTATAGCTGGCCTGGAAATGTAAGACAGTTGGAAAATGCGATGCTTTATGCGGTTAATATGTCGCGTGAAGGGATTATCAAACCAGAAGATCTCCCACAGGAAATTAGTGGAATGCCTGTAAGTGATGATGAAGTCGACACGATGTTGAGATTCAAACCAACAAAGAGTGTTCAAAACAATCTTACTATTAAAGAGATGGAAATTATAATGATTGTCCAAGCTCTGCTGCAAACGGGAAACAACATATCCGAAGCTGCAAACATGTTGGGAATGAGTAGATCCACGCTGTACAGAAAAATAAAGGAGTATGCACTTCTTGATGAAATAAAGACTAAGATATAG